In one window of Leptospira sp. GIMC2001 DNA:
- a CDS encoding MBOAT family O-acyltransferase, producing MWFNSIDYLLFFVVVYSIYWFAPQASKKYILLIASFFFYAYWSLGFFVHFLAVTAISYLCVIGIRKTKSNRFMIIGIIFNISNLLFFKYSQSIINGYISYNPQALSFFSEFPNIILPLAISFYSFQIIAFIVDTYRNQTADIGFLDFLLFIFFFPQLIAGPIMRHSDFFHQLKNIRQNESDTIEALYRILSGVFKKVLIADQMARIINPIWADPLSFSGTTTLLAILGFSIQIFCDFSGYTDIARGCALLLGYRIPENFRAPYFSLNFAELWSRWHITLSTWLRDYLYIPLGGSRVSALRLNFNTIIVMSLGGLWHGNTYAYLIWGFLHGSILVIERRLGKATVESPIPKKILGWAIVTFFWLVGAFAFRSGNWDVLSKMIASFSNPGKTKIFLEQFFGLVVLCYLIQFFEWKDFFANRIKWNHYITIPVLSLILYFAISRIPVIQEQFIYFQF from the coding sequence TTTAACTCTATTGATTATTTATTATTTTTTGTAGTTGTTTATTCTATCTACTGGTTTGCACCTCAAGCTTCGAAAAAATATATCCTCTTAATTGCATCTTTCTTTTTTTATGCCTATTGGAGCCTTGGATTTTTTGTTCACTTTCTAGCTGTCACAGCTATTAGCTATTTATGTGTAATTGGTATTCGGAAAACGAAGTCGAACCGATTTATGATAATCGGGATCATATTTAATATTTCGAATTTACTGTTTTTTAAATACAGTCAATCGATTATAAATGGATATATATCATATAATCCACAAGCCTTGAGTTTCTTTTCTGAATTTCCCAATATTATACTACCTCTCGCCATAAGCTTCTATTCTTTTCAAATAATTGCTTTTATAGTTGATACTTATAGGAACCAAACTGCTGATATCGGGTTTTTGGATTTTTTACTTTTTATCTTCTTTTTCCCTCAATTGATTGCAGGACCAATCATGCGCCATTCTGATTTTTTTCATCAATTGAAGAATATTAGACAAAATGAATCCGACACGATAGAAGCCTTGTATAGAATTCTATCAGGTGTTTTCAAAAAAGTCTTAATCGCCGATCAAATGGCAAGAATCATAAATCCAATCTGGGCCGATCCGTTAAGCTTTAGTGGAACCACAACTTTACTTGCAATTCTCGGTTTTTCGATTCAAATTTTCTGTGATTTCTCAGGTTATACAGATATCGCTCGCGGTTGTGCCCTACTACTAGGTTATAGAATTCCAGAAAATTTCCGAGCTCCTTACTTCAGTTTAAACTTTGCTGAACTCTGGTCAAGATGGCATATTACTCTATCTACTTGGCTTCGAGACTATTTATATATTCCGCTTGGAGGAAGTCGAGTATCAGCACTACGATTGAATTTTAATACAATCATTGTAATGTCATTGGGTGGGCTCTGGCACGGTAACACCTATGCTTACTTGATCTGGGGTTTTTTGCATGGCTCAATTCTTGTAATAGAAAGAAGACTTGGCAAAGCTACAGTAGAATCTCCAATTCCAAAAAAAATATTAGGATGGGCTATCGTCACCTTTTTCTGGTTAGTTGGAGCTTTCGCATTTAGATCAGGAAATTGGGATGTTCTTTCTAAAATGATTGCATCCTTTTCCAATCCTGGTAAAACAAAAATATTTTTGGAGCAATTCTTTGGGCTTGTAGTTCTTTGCTATTTGATTCAATTTTTTGAATGGAAAGATTTTTTCGCAAACCGAATTAAGTGGAATCACTATATAACAATTCCCGTACTTAGTTTAATTTTGTATTTTGCAATATCCAGAATTCCAGTAATACAAGAGCAGTTTATTTATTTTCAATTTTAA